Proteins encoded within one genomic window of Panicum virgatum strain AP13 chromosome 1N, P.virgatum_v5, whole genome shotgun sequence:
- the LOC120655112 gene encoding putative GPI-anchor transamidase, producing MASGVRDPEPPRPSRALAHLAALLLLLPALLLASSSSPTAAAAAMHNNNWAVLVCTSRFWFNYRHMANTLSLYRTVKRLGIPDERIILMLADDMACNPRNSYPAQVFNNENHQLNLYGDNVEVDYRGYEVTVENFLRVLTGRHESAVPRSKRLLSDEGSHILLYMTGHGGDEFLKFQDSEELQSHDLADAVKQMKEKHRFKELLIMVDTCQAATLFSQLHSPGVLAIGSSMKGENSYSHHLDSDIGVSVVDRFTYYTLAFFEKLNMYSNASLNSLFNSYDRSMLMSTAYYRMDLYERPLNEVPVTNFFGSVMKTLHTDSAYTGFLSAHDDETPMSIRDNQHDQFMSNNEASARRSNREKEAQIIPHGWTEVLLEQLEGKNTDTVVLYGLGAMGILLALSTWLSL from the exons ATGGCGTCCGGCGTCCGGGACCCGGAGCCCCCGCGGCCCTCTCGCGCGCTCGCCCACctcgcggcgctgctgctgctgctgcccgcgctcctcctcgcctcctcctcctcccccaccgccgccgccgccgcgatgcaCAACAACAACTGGGCCGTGCTCGTATGCACCTCCCGGTTCTG GTTTAATTATCGACATATGGCGAATACTCTGTCTTTGTACAG GACTGTTAAGAGATTAGGAATACCTGATGAGCGAATCATACTTATGTTGGCGGATGATATGGCTTGCAATCCTAGGAACAGTTATCCTGCCCAAGTTTTCAACAATGAGAACCACCAGCTAAATCTTTATGGTGACAATGTTGAG GTTGATTATCGAGGGTATGAGGTCACAGTGGAAAACTTTTTGAGAGTTTTGACTGGCAGACATGAAAGTGCGGTACCAAGATCAAAGCGTCTCCTAAGTGATGAAGGAAGCCATATTCTTCTGTACATGACTGGGCATGGAGGTGATGAGTTTTTGAAGTTCCAAGATTCTGAAGAGCTTCAGAGCCATGACTTAGCAGATGCAGTGAAGCAGATGAAGGAGAAACATAG ATTTAAAGAGCTGCTGATAATGGTAGATACTTGCCAAGCTGCTACTCTCTTTTCACAG CTTCATTCACCTGGTGTTTTGGCGATCGGTAGCAGCATGAAGGGTGAAAACTCTTATTCTCACCATCTTGATTCGGAT ATTGGTGTTTCTGTTGTTGATAGGTTTACCTATTATACACTTGCTTTCTTTGAGAAACTGAACATGTATAGCAATGCCTCATTGAACAG TCTTTTCAACTCATATGATCGTTCTATGCTGATGTCTACTGCATATTATCGAATGGATCTTTATGAGCGGCCCTTGAATGAG GTGCCTGTGACAAATTTCTTTGGATCAGTCATGAAGACTCTCCATACAGATTCAGCCTACACAGGTTTCTTGTCTGCACATGACGATGAAACTCCCATGTCCATCAGAGATAATCAACATGATCAGTTCATGTCAAATAATGAGGCTAGTGCCAGAAGATCAAACAGAGAAAAG GAGGCACAAATAATACCCCATGGATGGACAGAAGTTCTGCTTGAACAGCTGGAGGGCAAGAATACTGACACTGTTGTGCTGTATGGTCTGGGAGCCATGGGTATATTGTTGGCACTTTCAACCTGGTTATCATTGTAG